A genomic window from Vanessa tameamea isolate UH-Manoa-2023 chromosome 7, ilVanTame1 primary haplotype, whole genome shotgun sequence includes:
- the LOC113395711 gene encoding skin secretory protein xP2-like yields MKTICLVFLLVAAVAASEKKSTEQKAEGLEKKLDKRGLLNLGYGYGISGLDVGYIGSGHGHGGAYNLVDEGSLAHSGYGIDLGGRTDVTRTITLVKGVPYAVPVDRPVPYPVEKHVPYPVKVPVPQPYEVVKHVPYPVKEYVKVPVHVPAPYPVEKKVPYPVHVPVDRPYPVKVLVPQPYPVEKHVPYPVKVPVPQPYPVEKHVPYPVEVKVPVPQPYPVIKHVGVPVKVPVDRPYPVHVPAPYPVEKPVPVAVPVEKPVAYPVHVPVDRPYPVHVDRPVAVPVKVPVPEPYPVYKHVPVEVERPVPVPVKVPVDRPYPVHIEKHIPIPVEKPYPVPVKYPVFVNEHDHNSHLSFGGSYYEH; encoded by the exons ATGAAGACG ATCTGTTTAGTTTTTCTGCTGGTAGCAGCAGTAGCTGCCAGCGAGAAGAAATCTACAGAACAAAAGGCTGAGGGCCTCGAGAAAAAGTTGGACAAACGTGGTCTCCTGAACTTAGGATATGGATATGGCATCAGTGGTCTCGACGTCGGCTATATTGGTAGCGGTCATGGTCACGGAGGCGCTTACAACTTGGTCGACGAAGGATCTCTAGCTCACTCTGGCTACGGAATCGACCTTGGTGGTCGCACCGATGTCACCAGAACTATCACACTCGTCAAAGGAGTTCCATACGCCGTACCAGTCGACAGGCCCGTACCTTACCCCGTTGAGAAGCACGTGCCATACCCCGTCAAGGTACCCGTACCCCAACCCTACGAGGTCGTCAAACATGTCCCTTATCCCGTTAAAGAATACGTCAAAGTTCCCGTACACGTACCAGCTCCGTACCCAGTAGAGAAGAAAGTGCCCTACCCAGTCCACGTGCCCGTCGACAGGCCTTACCCCGTCAAAGTGTTGGTGCCCCAACCTTACCCAGTAGAGAAGCACGTTCCTTACCCCGTCAAGGTGCCCGTACCTCAGCCCTACCCCGTTGAGAAACACGTGCCATACCCCGTTGAAGTTAAGGTACCCGTTCCCCAGCCCTACCCAGTCATTAAGCACGTCGGTGTGCCCGTAAAGGTTCCCGTTGACAGGCCTTACCCCGTACATGTACCAGCTCCATACCCCGTCGAAAAGCCAGTGCCCGTTGCTGTGCCAGTCGAGAAGCCCGTCGCTTACCCCGTACATGTACCAGTAGACAGGCCTTACCCCGTCCATGTCGACAGACCCGTGGCTGTGCCCGTCAAGGTGCCCGTGCCAGAGCCCTACCCAGTATACAAGCACGTCCCCGTTGAAGTAGAGAGGCCCGTGCCCGTCCCAGTCAAGGTGCCCGTCGACAGGCCCTACCCCGTGCATATTGAGAAGCACATTCCCATCCCAGTAGAGAAGCCCTACCCAGTACCAGTTAAGTACCCAGTCTTCGTCAACGAGCACGATCACAACAGCCACTTGAGTTTCGGAGGCTCCTACTACGAGCACTAA